A window of Novosphingobium terrae contains these coding sequences:
- a CDS encoding response regulator transcription factor, translating into MNILLVEDDPGIGRVLARGLTAEGYGVNWRKTGAGTREALMSGTFGAAILDLGLPDMDGLSVCQTLRRAGIETPVLMLTARASLQDKIDGFGAGADDYLPKPFAFEELLVRLKAITRRADRERGEVLTLGAMRIDAGARLLSIDAVPVETSKREFDLLLCLAQSGGSAVSRDQILDRVWGDKSDVTQNTVDVYIGYLRQLLATFEHAPRIVTMRGVGYRLAVQATIPGPRYEAF; encoded by the coding sequence ATGAACATTCTGCTGGTGGAGGACGATCCCGGCATCGGCCGCGTGCTGGCGCGCGGCCTGACGGCGGAGGGTTATGGCGTCAACTGGCGCAAGACCGGCGCAGGCACGCGCGAGGCGCTGATGAGCGGCACCTTCGGCGCGGCGATCCTCGATCTTGGCCTGCCCGATATGGATGGGCTGAGCGTCTGCCAGACCTTGCGGCGGGCGGGCATCGAAACCCCGGTGCTGATGCTCACCGCGCGGGCCAGCCTGCAGGACAAGATCGACGGCTTTGGTGCCGGCGCGGATGATTACCTGCCCAAGCCCTTCGCCTTCGAGGAACTGCTGGTGCGCCTCAAGGCCATCACCCGCCGCGCCGACCGTGAGCGCGGCGAGGTGCTGACCCTTGGTGCCATGCGGATCGATGCCGGGGCGCGGCTGCTCTCCATCGATGCCGTGCCGGTGGAAACCTCCAAGCGCGAATTCGACCTGCTGCTGTGTCTTGCACAAAGCGGCGGCAGCGCTGTCTCGCGCGATCAGATCCTCGACCGCGTGTGGGGCGACAAGAGCGATGTCACGCAAAACACGGTCGATGTCTACATCGGCTATCTGCGCCAGCTGCTCGCCACATTCGAGCATGCGCCCCGGATCGTGACCATGCGCGGGGTCGGTTATCGCCTTGCCGTGCAGGCCACGATCCCCGGCCCAAGGTATGAGGCATTCTGA